In one window of Streptomyces roseofulvus DNA:
- a CDS encoding glycoside hydrolase family 15 protein — MPRQHTAGHPLAAGPRIEDHGLLSDQKGSALVRRDGAAVWLCMPRFDSPAVFASLLGTEDHGFWQIAPAALMEGTAVPGSGRRYVGNSLALETTWVCDTGTATVRDFMVPGGGSPRLVRIVTGVTGKVTMRSLLRARPDYGRTVPRISVFDRRHAIDLPQGEDARLWLDADAHVRVEGADLVADFTVAEGESVAFGLSWREGVDSPPPVPVDDALLQFTLDFWEAWAARCTYTGPDREDVVRSLLTLAGLIYAPTGAIVAAPTTSLPEEIGGTRNFDYRFGWLRDGAFAAGALRRYGYLRETFAWAMWAAQAVSSAGRLQIMFGVGGETELPERELDWLPGYEASTPVRIGNAAANQLQVDVYGELAIELHELALADSSWARRLGSLVVTLATELEQVWDQPDSGIWEMRGPERHFTHSKLMAWATIDRAVRTIEAGHADGPLTRFRELREKIHAEVCEHGYDADRNAFTQSYGSRELDASLLHGLLAGFLPGDDKRFIGTVEAVQRELGTDDGFLLRYRTHAGEVGPDGFAGEEGRFLICTGWLAEALARIGRPDDARTALASLLAVRNGLGLLAEEYDPYTGRQLGNFPQAFSHIAHLDATAEITTLETCSIAEPAGAES; from the coding sequence ATCCCCCGCCAGCACACCGCCGGCCACCCGCTCGCAGCCGGCCCGCGGATCGAGGACCACGGGCTGCTGAGCGACCAGAAGGGCAGCGCCCTGGTCCGCCGGGACGGCGCCGCCGTCTGGCTGTGCATGCCGCGCTTCGACTCCCCCGCCGTCTTCGCCAGCCTCCTGGGCACCGAGGACCACGGCTTCTGGCAGATCGCACCCGCCGCGCTCATGGAGGGCACCGCCGTCCCTGGCTCGGGCCGCCGGTACGTGGGCAACTCCCTTGCCCTTGAGACCACGTGGGTCTGCGACACCGGCACGGCCACCGTCCGCGACTTCATGGTGCCCGGCGGCGGGTCCCCGCGCCTGGTGCGGATCGTGACCGGCGTGACCGGCAAGGTGACCATGCGGTCGCTGCTGCGGGCCCGCCCGGACTACGGACGCACCGTGCCCCGGATCAGCGTCTTCGACCGGCGGCACGCGATCGACCTCCCCCAGGGCGAAGACGCCCGGCTGTGGCTCGACGCCGACGCCCATGTACGCGTCGAAGGCGCCGATCTGGTCGCGGACTTCACCGTCGCCGAAGGCGAGTCGGTCGCCTTCGGACTCTCGTGGCGGGAGGGCGTGGACAGCCCGCCGCCCGTCCCCGTCGATGACGCCCTGCTGCAGTTCACCCTCGATTTCTGGGAGGCGTGGGCGGCCCGCTGCACCTACACCGGACCGGACCGCGAGGATGTCGTCCGCTCCCTGCTCACCCTGGCCGGGCTCATCTACGCCCCGACGGGCGCGATCGTGGCAGCTCCGACCACCTCGCTGCCGGAAGAGATCGGCGGCACCCGCAACTTCGACTACCGCTTCGGCTGGCTGCGCGACGGCGCCTTCGCCGCTGGTGCCCTTCGCCGGTACGGCTACCTGCGCGAGACGTTCGCCTGGGCGATGTGGGCGGCGCAGGCCGTCAGCAGCGCCGGCCGCCTGCAGATCATGTTCGGCGTCGGCGGCGAGACGGAGCTGCCCGAGCGCGAGCTGGACTGGCTGCCGGGATACGAGGCATCGACGCCGGTCCGCATCGGCAACGCCGCCGCGAACCAGCTCCAGGTCGACGTCTACGGCGAACTCGCCATCGAACTCCACGAGCTTGCCCTGGCCGACAGCAGCTGGGCCCGGCGTCTCGGCTCGCTCGTCGTCACGCTCGCCACCGAGCTGGAGCAGGTCTGGGACCAGCCGGACTCGGGCATCTGGGAGATGCGCGGGCCCGAACGGCACTTCACCCACTCCAAGCTGATGGCCTGGGCGACCATCGACCGTGCCGTCCGCACCATCGAGGCCGGCCACGCCGACGGCCCCCTGACCCGGTTCCGAGAACTGCGCGAGAAGATCCACGCCGAGGTGTGCGAGCACGGCTACGACGCCGACCGCAACGCCTTCACCCAGTCGTACGGGTCACGGGAGCTGGACGCCTCGCTCCTGCACGGCTTGCTCGCCGGTTTCCTGCCCGGCGACGACAAGCGTTTCATCGGGACCGTCGAGGCGGTCCAGCGCGAGCTGGGCACTGACGACGGGTTCCTGCTGCGCTACCGGACCCACGCTGGCGAGGTCGGGCCCGACGGCTTCGCCGGTGAAGAGGGCCGGTTCCTGATCTGCACGGGGTGGCTGGCCGAGGCCCTCGCCCGGATCGGCCGGCCCGACGACGCCCGCACCGCCCTGGCCAGCCTGCTCGCCGTCCGCAACGGGCTCGGCCTGCTCGCCGAAGAGTACGACCCCTATACCGGCCGCCAGCTCGGCAACTTCCCGCAGGCGTTCAGCCACATCGCCCACCTCGACGCGACCGCCGAAATCACGACCCTCGAAACCTGCAGCATCGCCGAGCCGGCGGGAGCGGAGTCGTGA
- a CDS encoding DUF5999 family protein has protein sequence MCQHQPACPTADSADREAAKPVASHPEQGWTLLCNGVLLFEDTGELLPDGRIIAPHRPTTAVAA, from the coding sequence ATGTGCCAGCACCAACCCGCCTGCCCCACCGCTGACTCCGCCGACCGAGAGGCGGCCAAGCCGGTCGCGAGCCACCCCGAGCAGGGCTGGACCCTGCTGTGCAACGGCGTCCTGCTCTTCGAGGACACCGGCGAGCTGCTGCCCGACGGCCGGATCATCGCCCCGCACCGCCCCACGACGGCGGTGGCCGCGTGA
- a CDS encoding winged helix-turn-helix domain-containing protein yields MGAGPDQPMLLTLREELRSGVWRPGTVRTQTGLRTRFGETHLMTTAVTRVLRDEGLVTLDGFPGVRALGPEGQPAHRTSTATDEVVQAIRKRLTDHTYQPGEQMPPQQSLAIEFDTSRTTIQLAFLQLTLEGLLRRHQAAERPGTYVLDPSREAREALLLADLQVAMRRGGWTWAEYPDVVERALHVLVGSAARAGAEP; encoded by the coding sequence ATGGGAGCGGGGCCCGACCAGCCGATGCTCCTCACCCTGCGCGAGGAGCTGCGCTCGGGCGTCTGGCGGCCCGGGACGGTGCGTACCCAGACCGGCCTGCGGACCCGCTTCGGCGAGACCCACCTCATGACCACGGCCGTGACCCGTGTCCTGCGCGACGAGGGCCTGGTCACGCTCGACGGGTTTCCCGGTGTGCGGGCCCTCGGGCCCGAAGGCCAGCCGGCCCACCGCACCAGCACCGCGACCGACGAGGTCGTGCAGGCGATCCGGAAGCGGCTCACCGACCACACCTACCAGCCCGGCGAGCAAATGCCGCCCCAGCAGTCCCTCGCCATCGAGTTCGACACGTCACGGACGACGATCCAGCTCGCCTTCCTCCAGCTCACGCTGGAGGGGCTGCTGCGCCGCCACCAGGCGGCCGAGAGGCCCGGGACGTACGTCCTCGACCCGTCCCGGGAGGCCCGGGAGGCTCTTCTCCTGGCCGATCTGCAGGTGGCGATGCGTCGGGGCGGGTGGACGTGGGCGGAGTACCCCGACGTCGTCGAGCGCGCGCTGCACGTTCTCGTCGGCTCCGCCGCACGAGCGGGGGCTGAGCCGTGA
- a CDS encoding DUF6082 family protein produces the protein MWAPAGMKAEEYMGLMSANHLICTLSLRDRLGRVSGRQLRLYASMIMGNETARRYWDRFGDLRIREALGDPRAERLNDALEKAAAEAVRAAERETQPATA, from the coding sequence ATGTGGGCGCCCGCCGGCATGAAGGCCGAGGAGTACATGGGGCTGATGTCCGCCAACCACCTGATCTGCACTCTCAGCCTGCGCGACCGGCTCGGCCGCGTGAGCGGGCGCCAGCTCCGCCTCTACGCCTCGATGATCATGGGCAACGAGACGGCCCGGCGGTACTGGGACCGGTTCGGGGACCTGCGGATCCGGGAGGCCCTGGGAGACCCGCGGGCCGAGCGGCTGAACGACGCCCTGGAGAAGGCCGCGGCCGAAGCCGTACGGGCTGCCGAGCGCGAGACCCAGCCCGCCACCGCCTGA